One genomic region from Streptomyces sp. NBC_00457 encodes:
- a CDS encoding NAD kinase, protein MTQNRARTVFLLAHTGRPAAIRSAELVVKGLLREGIGVRVLEYEARDLPLPEEVELVKEATPQCLDGCELLIVLGGDGTLLRGAEFARASGVPMLGVNLGRVGFLAEAERDDLDKVVDRVVTKAYEVEERMTVDVVVHSNGDIVHTDWALNEAAVQKAGAEKLLEVVLEIDGRPVTGFGCDGIVLSTPTGSTAYAFSAGGPVVWPEVEALLMVPISAHALFAKPLVTSPDSVLAVEVLPHIPPGVLWCDGRRTVELPAGARVEVRRGAVPVRLARLHHASFTDRLVAKFALPVSGWRGAPH, encoded by the coding sequence TTGACACAGAACCGAGCTCGTACTGTTTTTCTGCTCGCCCACACCGGCCGGCCTGCGGCGATCCGCAGCGCCGAGCTCGTGGTCAAGGGGTTGCTGCGCGAGGGTATCGGGGTGCGCGTGCTGGAGTACGAGGCGCGTGACCTGCCCTTGCCCGAAGAGGTGGAGCTGGTCAAGGAGGCGACTCCGCAGTGCCTCGACGGGTGTGAGCTGCTGATCGTGCTGGGCGGCGACGGGACGTTGCTGCGCGGCGCCGAGTTCGCGCGGGCGTCCGGGGTGCCGATGCTCGGCGTCAATCTCGGGCGGGTCGGGTTCCTCGCCGAGGCCGAGCGGGACGATCTCGACAAGGTTGTCGACCGGGTGGTGACGAAGGCGTACGAGGTCGAGGAGCGGATGACCGTCGATGTCGTCGTGCACAGCAACGGGGACATCGTGCATACGGACTGGGCGCTGAACGAGGCGGCGGTGCAGAAGGCCGGCGCCGAGAAGCTGCTTGAGGTCGTGCTGGAGATCGATGGGCGGCCGGTTACCGGGTTCGGGTGTGACGGGATTGTCTTGTCGACGCCGACCGGGTCTACCGCTTATGCGTTTTCTGCGGGTGGGCCTGTGGTGTGGCCTGAGGTCGAGGCGCTGTTGATGGTGCCGATCTCGGCGCATGCGTTGTTTGCGAAGCCGTTGGTTACTTCGCCGGATTCTGTGCTGGCCGTTGAGGTGTTGCCGCATATCCCGCCGGGGGTGCTGTGGTGTGACGGGCGGCGGACTGTCGAGTTGCCGGCGGGCGCGAGGGTTGAGGTGCGGCGGGGGGCTGTGCCGGTGCGGCTGGCTCGGTTGCATCATGCTTCGTTCACGGATCGGCTGGTGGCGAAGTTTGCGTTGCCCGTGTCCGGGTGGCGGGGTGCGCCTCACTAG
- a CDS encoding PucR family transcriptional regulator, which produces MDSRTDSRFESQGAGITVQRALELPGLRSGLPEVLAGADRLQRTVRWVHAGEVPNIASLLKGGELLLTTGYALGTRPADQRAFVRTLAERGIAALVVELGPRFTRLPAALVETARSAGLPLVQLHREVPFVTVTEEIHTEIVNGHYALLQRAEEVHRRCTEALLGGGGVPQVLGILADFCGNPVFLETTDGQLLYAAGAGPEGADPLQVWEGLRGQHKDAPPPAGSVLVDVPGGGPGAGSVRARLALLPVRAPLAPVHRIAAERAASILAVVLMQARQEEELAARGRGDFLTDLAEGRITAQDAPAQARVLGFKPGDSPLMPVVMRLGDALSPGGGWAVLARAVSEELASVGVPVLLGVRPVEGRVLVLLGLRSESERAPVADRVAAALRAGVERAGMRRPGTQPPVVVVGVAGGWAAASAGLRHAAETATAAQGLTDRPWYDARRLDIDLLLWRLRGHPDLAAFVDRAIGPVRDHDSKSKPPLLPTLQTYLAHAGRKAETARELHLNRQTLYNRLARIGELLGTDLDDPQTVLALSLALRARRHVP; this is translated from the coding sequence ATGGACAGCCGCACGGACAGCCGTTTCGAGAGCCAGGGCGCCGGGATCACCGTTCAGCGGGCGCTGGAGCTGCCCGGGCTGCGCAGCGGACTGCCCGAAGTGCTCGCGGGCGCCGACCGGCTGCAGCGGACGGTGCGCTGGGTCCACGCGGGCGAGGTCCCGAACATCGCCTCGCTGCTCAAGGGCGGCGAACTGCTCCTGACGACGGGATACGCGCTCGGCACCCGCCCGGCCGACCAGCGCGCGTTCGTCCGCACGCTGGCCGAGCGCGGGATCGCGGCCCTGGTGGTGGAGCTGGGCCCGCGCTTCACCCGCCTGCCCGCCGCCCTCGTCGAGACCGCCCGCAGCGCCGGGCTCCCCCTGGTCCAGCTGCACCGCGAGGTGCCGTTCGTCACGGTCACCGAGGAGATCCACACCGAGATCGTCAACGGCCACTACGCGCTGCTGCAGCGGGCTGAAGAGGTGCACCGGCGGTGCACGGAGGCCCTGTTGGGCGGTGGCGGGGTGCCGCAGGTGCTCGGGATCCTGGCCGACTTCTGCGGCAACCCGGTCTTCCTGGAGACGACGGACGGCCAGTTGCTGTACGCCGCCGGTGCCGGGCCCGAGGGCGCGGATCCGCTCCAGGTGTGGGAGGGGCTGCGCGGCCAGCACAAGGACGCCCCGCCGCCGGCCGGGTCGGTGCTCGTGGACGTGCCGGGCGGCGGCCCGGGAGCGGGGTCGGTGCGCGCCCGTCTCGCCCTGCTGCCGGTGCGGGCCCCGCTGGCGCCGGTGCACCGCATCGCCGCCGAGCGGGCCGCGAGCATCCTGGCGGTGGTGCTGATGCAGGCCCGCCAGGAGGAGGAGCTGGCGGCGCGTGGCCGGGGCGACTTCCTCACCGACCTCGCGGAAGGCCGTATCACGGCTCAGGACGCGCCCGCGCAGGCGCGCGTGCTGGGCTTCAAGCCGGGTGACAGTCCGCTGATGCCCGTGGTCATGCGGCTGGGCGACGCGCTCTCGCCCGGCGGTGGCTGGGCGGTGCTGGCGCGTGCGGTCTCGGAGGAGCTGGCGTCGGTGGGCGTGCCCGTCCTGCTGGGCGTACGACCGGTGGAGGGCCGTGTCCTGGTGCTGCTCGGGCTGCGTTCCGAATCGGAGCGGGCACCCGTCGCGGACCGGGTCGCGGCGGCGCTGCGGGCGGGTGTGGAGCGGGCCGGGATGCGGCGGCCGGGCACCCAGCCTCCCGTCGTGGTCGTCGGTGTGGCCGGCGGCTGGGCGGCGGCGTCGGCGGGGCTCAGACACGCGGCCGAGACGGCGACGGCGGCGCAGGGCCTGACGGACCGCCCCTGGTACGACGCCCGCCGCCTCGACATCGACCTGCTGCTGTGGCGGCTGCGCGGCCACCCGGACCTGGCTGCCTTCGTGGACCGCGCGATCGGCCCGGTCCGCGACCACGACAGCAAGTCCAAGCCCCCGCTGCTGCCCACCCTGCAGACGTACTTGGCCCACGCGGGCCGCAAGGCGGAGACGGCCCGCGAACTGCATCTGAACCGGCAGACCCTCTACAACCGCCTCGCCCGAATCGGCGAGTTGCTCGGCACGGACCTCGACGACCCGCAGACGGTACTGGCGTTGAGCCTGGCGCTGCGCGCCCGTCGGCATGTGCCCTAG
- a CDS encoding LLM class F420-dependent oxidoreductase — protein MDFSVVAVAREDDSAVEEPLRVAVVADRLGYGEVWAGEGPTWDAFVLATAIGRATERVALTAGPVAVSVRDPFTIARGAASCAAVTGRPVGVALGTSSKRVVEGVHGRPRVRPAAVLEESATAVRELLHGAYGEPVVPGSAFLRRQQPPGGPLTVAAFGDRAIATAAAHADRMLLDIVSPEQVRTLRARMTDAAERAGRTSPPTLAAWLPAAVDPDPDSLAQILRSIAGYLTVPGYSDMFEAAGFGEAVELARTGADPGTLVRALPAQAAGMVGLVGDIDAVRARAEEYAEAGLDEIALVPATAGDPGGERTLTALRQA, from the coding sequence ATGGACTTCAGCGTGGTCGCGGTTGCGCGAGAGGACGACAGTGCCGTCGAGGAGCCGCTCAGGGTGGCCGTGGTCGCCGACCGGCTCGGGTACGGCGAGGTGTGGGCCGGTGAGGGGCCGACGTGGGACGCGTTCGTGCTCGCCACGGCGATCGGGCGGGCCACCGAGCGGGTCGCGCTGACCGCCGGGCCCGTGGCGGTGTCCGTGCGCGACCCGTTCACGATCGCCCGGGGCGCCGCCTCCTGCGCCGCCGTCACCGGCCGGCCGGTCGGGGTGGCGCTGGGCACCTCCAGCAAGCGGGTCGTCGAGGGCGTGCACGGGCGCCCGCGCGTGAGGCCCGCCGCCGTACTCGAGGAGAGCGCGACCGCCGTACGAGAGCTGCTGCACGGCGCGTACGGCGAGCCGGTCGTGCCCGGCAGCGCTTTCCTGCGGCGCCAGCAGCCGCCCGGCGGACCGCTCACCGTCGCCGCGTTCGGCGACCGCGCGATCGCCACGGCCGCCGCGCACGCCGACCGTATGCTGCTCGACATCGTCTCCCCGGAGCAGGTCCGCACCCTGCGCGCCCGGATGACCGACGCCGCGGAGCGCGCGGGCCGTACATCGCCACCGACCCTGGCCGCCTGGCTGCCGGCCGCCGTCGATCCGGACCCCGACTCCCTCGCGCAGATCCTGCGGAGCATCGCCGGCTATCTGACCGTGCCGGGCTACAGCGACATGTTCGAGGCCGCCGGTTTCGGGGAGGCCGTCGAACTGGCCCGTACCGGTGCCGATCCCGGCACGCTGGTGCGGGCGCTGCCCGCTCAGGCTGCGGGCATGGTCGGCCTGGTGGGCGACATCGACGCCGTACGCGCGCGTGCCGAGGAGTACGCCGAGGCCGGCCTCGACGAGATCGCCCTCGTCCCGGCGACGGCGGGCGACCCGGGCGGGGAACGCACGCTGACGGCCCTCAGGCAGGCTTGA
- a CDS encoding FecCD family ABC transporter permease — protein MLVESPPEQRAETAPAPPKRRAIRAFGLLVSVAILLLVALASIAIGAKELSVDQVWHGLFEDSGTYGDVVVAERLSRTVLGLLAGAALGLAGAVLQALTRNPLADPGLLGINAGASAAVVTAITYFGVTSLTGYVWFAFFGAAAVGALVWFLGGSRGATPVRLALAGTAISAALYGYLQAVMIMDEAALGKMRFWTVGSLSSATDDIILRVLPFLAVGMLLAFALARPLNAMAMGDDTAKSLGANLNRTRALSMLAATVLCGAATAACGPIVFVGLMVPHVVRSFTGPDLRWILPYAAVLSPVLLLGADVIGRIVARPAELQVGIVTAILGGPVFIFLVRRRRTAQL, from the coding sequence GTGTTGGTAGAGAGTCCTCCCGAACAGCGCGCGGAGACCGCCCCCGCGCCCCCGAAACGCCGGGCGATACGTGCCTTCGGTCTGCTTGTCTCCGTGGCGATCCTGTTGCTCGTCGCGCTGGCGAGCATCGCGATCGGCGCGAAAGAGCTGTCCGTGGACCAGGTGTGGCACGGATTGTTCGAGGACTCGGGGACGTACGGCGATGTCGTCGTCGCGGAACGGCTCTCGCGGACCGTGCTGGGACTGCTCGCCGGTGCCGCGCTGGGCCTGGCGGGCGCCGTGCTCCAGGCGCTCACCCGCAATCCGCTGGCCGACCCGGGGCTGCTCGGAATCAACGCGGGCGCCTCGGCCGCGGTCGTCACCGCCATCACCTACTTCGGCGTCACCAGCCTGACCGGCTATGTGTGGTTCGCGTTCTTCGGCGCGGCCGCGGTCGGGGCGCTGGTCTGGTTCCTCGGCGGCAGCCGCGGTGCGACGCCGGTGCGGCTCGCGCTCGCCGGCACCGCGATCAGCGCCGCGCTCTACGGCTATCTCCAGGCCGTGATGATCATGGACGAGGCGGCGCTGGGCAAGATGCGCTTCTGGACGGTCGGTTCACTGAGTTCGGCGACCGACGACATCATCCTGAGGGTGCTGCCCTTCCTCGCCGTCGGCATGCTGCTCGCTTTCGCGCTCGCCCGGCCGCTCAACGCCATGGCCATGGGCGACGACACCGCCAAGTCCCTGGGCGCCAACCTCAACCGCACCCGGGCGCTGTCCATGCTCGCCGCCACCGTGCTGTGCGGAGCCGCGACCGCCGCCTGCGGGCCGATCGTCTTCGTCGGGCTGATGGTGCCGCACGTCGTACGGTCCTTCACCGGTCCCGATCTGCGCTGGATCCTGCCGTACGCGGCCGTCCTGTCGCCGGTGCTGCTGCTGGGCGCCGATGTGATCGGCAGGATCGTGGCCCGGCCCGCGGAGCTGCAGGTCGGCATCGTGACCGCGATCCTCGGCGGGCCGGTCTTCATCTTTCTGGTACGACGGCGGAGGACGGCCCAGCTGTGA
- a CDS encoding FecCD family ABC transporter permease, with the protein MKTTVKPTVKTTNRAIRTPGGLSVRLDVRAFTVAALLLLAALAASVLLIGTGDFPISVGDVLKTLVGNGDAGQEFIVNDLRLPRVLVGLLVGGSLGLGGALFQAISRNPLGSPDILGLGQGATAGALVVIVLMSGSAAQVTLGALVGGLVTGMAIYLLAWKRGVHGYRLVLVGIGVSAIVTAVNGYLLTKADLVDAARAVVWMTGSLNGRDWEQVWPLLWLCAVLVPLVLANGRALRMMEMGDDVSNALGVRVERVRMLLMVAAVLLTAAATAAAGPVSFVALTAPQLARRLTRSPGPNLLPSLCMGAALLVIADWASQRAFGADQLPVGVVTGVVGGVYLLWLLVTERKAGRI; encoded by the coding sequence GTGAAGACGACCGTAAAGCCGACTGTGAAGACGACCAACCGTGCCATCAGGACGCCGGGCGGACTCTCCGTCCGGCTGGACGTCCGTGCCTTCACTGTCGCAGCCCTGCTGCTGCTCGCCGCACTCGCCGCGAGCGTCCTGCTGATCGGCACCGGCGACTTCCCCATCTCGGTCGGCGATGTGCTCAAGACGTTGGTGGGCAACGGCGATGCGGGGCAGGAGTTCATCGTCAACGATCTGCGGCTGCCGCGGGTGCTGGTCGGGCTCCTGGTGGGTGGCTCGCTGGGGCTGGGCGGTGCGCTGTTCCAGGCCATCTCCCGCAATCCGCTGGGCAGTCCGGACATCCTCGGCCTCGGGCAGGGTGCGACGGCCGGAGCGCTGGTCGTGATCGTGCTGATGTCGGGCAGCGCGGCCCAGGTCACCCTCGGGGCGCTGGTGGGCGGACTGGTGACCGGTATGGCCATCTATCTGCTCGCCTGGAAGCGGGGTGTGCACGGGTATCGACTGGTGCTGGTCGGTATCGGTGTGTCCGCGATCGTGACGGCGGTCAACGGCTATCTGCTCACCAAGGCCGACCTGGTCGACGCGGCCCGTGCGGTCGTCTGGATGACAGGGTCCCTCAACGGCCGTGACTGGGAACAGGTCTGGCCGCTGCTCTGGCTGTGCGCCGTGCTCGTACCGCTGGTCCTCGCCAATGGGCGCGCGCTGCGGATGATGGAGATGGGCGACGACGTGTCGAACGCCCTCGGGGTGCGGGTCGAGCGCGTCCGGATGCTGCTGATGGTGGCCGCCGTACTGCTCACCGCGGCCGCGACCGCCGCCGCCGGGCCCGTCAGCTTCGTCGCGCTCACCGCCCCCCAGCTCGCCCGGCGCCTGACCCGCTCACCCGGGCCGAACCTGCTGCCGTCCCTGTGCATGGGCGCCGCCCTGCTGGTCATCGCCGACTGGGCCTCACAGCGGGCGTTCGGCGCCGACCAGCTGCCCGTGGGCGTGGTCACCGGAGTGGTCGGCGGCGTCTATCTGCTGTGGCTGCTGGTCACCGAGCGCAAGGCGGGGCGGATATGA
- a CDS encoding glycosyltransferase family 4 protein encodes MSPVSSHSATGQSPLRTVQVLGGGNAGSSAHVRSLASGLVARGVRVTVCAPVAADRAYDFTGAGAEHVHVPRSSDPTSVAALRALCADADLVHAHGLHASFRAALALSGRRTPLVVTWHNRGHAEGARAHLLRVLERRVVKAASVVLGASSDLVELARRAGARDARLAAVALPGARTPLEQDDPDRLRPKVRAELGATGRPLLMAVGSLDRHRGYETLLDATRAWRRLDPVPLVVIAGEGPLRADLQRRIEDEGLPVRLLGLRDDVSELLAAADLALLPSRWESRSVLAQEALHARVPLVATAVGGNPELVGDAAELVPYGDAEALADAVVRLLADPERRELLKEKGAQQAASWPTEDETVAQVLSVYDELTQPRPMI; translated from the coding sequence GTGAGCCCCGTGAGCAGCCACTCAGCGACCGGCCAGTCGCCGCTGCGTACCGTGCAGGTGCTCGGCGGAGGCAACGCCGGCAGCAGCGCACATGTGCGTTCGCTGGCTTCGGGGCTCGTCGCTCGGGGCGTGCGGGTGACCGTGTGCGCCCCCGTGGCGGCCGACCGCGCCTATGACTTCACCGGCGCCGGAGCCGAGCACGTGCATGTGCCGCGCAGCAGCGACCCGACCTCCGTGGCCGCGCTGCGGGCATTGTGCGCGGACGCAGACCTCGTGCACGCGCACGGGCTGCACGCCTCCTTCCGCGCCGCTCTCGCGCTCAGCGGGCGGCGCACTCCGCTCGTCGTGACGTGGCACAACCGTGGGCATGCCGAAGGGGCTCGCGCTCATCTGCTGCGGGTGCTGGAACGGCGGGTCGTGAAGGCGGCGTCGGTCGTGCTCGGGGCGTCCTCGGATCTGGTGGAGCTGGCCCGCCGCGCCGGTGCGCGTGACGCCAGGCTCGCCGCCGTCGCCCTGCCCGGGGCGCGCACGCCGCTCGAGCAGGACGATCCCGACCGACTGCGCCCCAAGGTGCGGGCCGAACTCGGCGCGACCGGCCGCCCGTTGCTGATGGCCGTCGGCTCCCTCGACCGGCACCGGGGCTACGAAACGCTGCTGGACGCCACGCGCGCGTGGCGCCGCCTCGACCCCGTGCCGCTTGTCGTGATCGCCGGGGAGGGCCCGCTGCGGGCCGACCTCCAGCGGCGGATCGAGGACGAGGGACTGCCGGTCCGGCTCCTCGGGCTCCGCGACGACGTCAGCGAACTGCTCGCCGCCGCCGATCTGGCCCTGCTGCCCAGCCGTTGGGAATCCCGCTCCGTGCTCGCGCAGGAAGCCCTCCACGCGCGCGTGCCGCTCGTCGCCACAGCCGTCGGCGGCAACCCCGAACTCGTCGGCGACGCCGCCGAACTCGTGCCGTACGGCGACGCGGAAGCACTCGCCGACGCCGTAGTGCGCCTGCTGGCGGACCCCGAACGCCGGGAACTGCTGAAGGAGAAGGGCGCACAACAGGCCGCCAGCTGGCCCACGGAGGACGAGACGGTCGCCCAAGTCCTCAGCGTCTACGACGAGTTGACGCAGCCCAGGCCCATGATCTAG
- a CDS encoding ABC transporter ATP-binding protein: protein MSAARRTADTSAAKTTRGTAHENTKRSTVNRLSAEDVTLAYDQRVIAEQLSVEIPDNSFTVIVGPNACGKSTLLRALSRMLKPSRGRVLLDGSVIQSMPAKKVARTLGLLPQSSIAPDGITVADLVGRGRYPHQGILRQWSTDDERVVQESMRQTGVAELADRYVDELSGGQRQRVWIAMALAQQTPLLLLDEPTTYLDIQHQIDVLDLCAELHEEQGRTLVAVLHDLNHAARYATHLIALKEGAVIAEGAPNDIVTADLVEEVFGLRCQVIDDPETGTPLVVPAARKARTGDTKVAATKAS from the coding sequence ATGAGCGCCGCGAGGAGAACGGCGGACACGAGCGCCGCGAAGACGACGCGTGGCACCGCGCACGAGAACACCAAGAGGAGCACCGTGAACCGCCTGTCCGCCGAGGACGTCACCCTCGCCTACGACCAGCGCGTCATCGCCGAGCAGCTGTCGGTGGAGATACCCGACAACTCCTTCACGGTGATCGTCGGCCCGAACGCGTGCGGCAAGTCCACGCTGCTGCGGGCGCTGTCACGGATGCTGAAGCCCAGCCGGGGCCGGGTGCTGCTCGACGGCTCGGTCATCCAGTCGATGCCCGCGAAGAAGGTCGCGCGGACGCTGGGCCTGCTGCCGCAGTCGTCGATCGCGCCCGACGGGATCACGGTCGCCGACCTGGTGGGCCGCGGCCGGTACCCGCATCAGGGGATCCTGCGCCAGTGGTCGACCGACGACGAGCGGGTCGTACAGGAGTCGATGCGGCAGACCGGGGTCGCCGAGCTGGCCGATCGCTATGTCGATGAATTGTCCGGCGGTCAGCGGCAGCGCGTGTGGATCGCGATGGCGCTGGCGCAGCAGACGCCGTTGCTGCTGCTGGACGAGCCGACGACGTATCTCGACATCCAGCACCAGATCGACGTACTCGATCTCTGTGCGGAGCTGCATGAGGAGCAGGGGCGCACGCTGGTCGCCGTGCTCCACGACCTCAACCATGCCGCCCGGTACGCCACCCACCTCATCGCCCTGAAGGAAGGGGCGGTCATCGCCGAGGGCGCGCCCAACGACATCGTCACCGCCGACCTGGTCGAGGAGGTCTTCGGGCTGCGCTGCCAGGTCATCGACGACCCGGAGACGGGGACGCCGCTGGTGGTGCCGGCCGCGCGGAAGGCGCGGACCGGCGACACGAAGGTCGCCGCTACAAAAGCTTCCTGA
- a CDS encoding SCP2 sterol-binding domain-containing protein has translation MATIEECRAALEKLSDNMQAAEGDARTAAALERSVSCHITDLDVTFAGRMTGGRIDVEETFEGPPREKAQVRFSLAGDDLVALVDGELNFAKAWGSGRVKLHASLRDLLVLRKLL, from the coding sequence ATGGCCACGATCGAGGAGTGCCGCGCCGCACTCGAAAAGCTCTCGGACAACATGCAGGCCGCCGAGGGGGACGCCCGCACGGCCGCTGCCCTGGAACGCTCGGTGAGCTGCCACATCACCGACCTGGACGTCACGTTCGCGGGACGCATGACGGGCGGCCGGATCGATGTCGAAGAGACGTTCGAGGGCCCGCCCCGGGAGAAGGCCCAGGTCAGATTCAGCCTGGCCGGCGACGACCTGGTGGCACTGGTCGACGGCGAGCTGAACTTCGCGAAGGCCTGGGGCTCGGGCCGGGTGAAGCTGCACGCGAGCCTGCGCGACCTGCTCGTCCTCAGGAAGCTTTTGTAG
- a CDS encoding TlyA family RNA methyltransferase, with amino-acid sequence MAGVARRRLDAELVHRKLARSREHASQLIAARRVTVGKIVATKPATQVETAAAIVVLADDSDPGYVSRGGHKLAGALQVFVPQGLVVKGRRALDAGASTGGFTDVLLRAEAAHVVAVDVGYGQLAWTLRSDERVTVKDRTNVRELTLEAIDGEPVDLVVGDLSFIPLGLVLPALVRCVRPDADLVMMVKPQFEVGKERLGSGGVVRSPELRAEAVRGVARRAWDLGLGVQGVTASPLPGPSGNVEYFLWLRAGAAELDPADVDRAVAEGPR; translated from the coding sequence GTGGCAGGAGTCGCACGCCGCCGTCTCGATGCGGAGCTGGTCCACCGGAAGCTCGCGCGCTCGCGTGAGCATGCCAGCCAGCTGATCGCTGCCCGGCGGGTCACCGTCGGCAAGATCGTGGCGACCAAGCCGGCCACGCAGGTGGAGACGGCGGCGGCGATCGTGGTCCTGGCCGACGACAGCGACCCGGGCTATGTCTCCCGGGGCGGGCACAAGCTCGCCGGCGCGCTGCAGGTCTTCGTACCGCAGGGGCTCGTCGTCAAGGGGCGGCGGGCGCTGGACGCGGGGGCGTCCACGGGAGGCTTCACGGACGTACTGCTGCGGGCCGAGGCCGCGCACGTCGTCGCCGTGGACGTCGGATACGGGCAACTCGCGTGGACTCTCCGGAGCGATGAACGCGTCACCGTCAAGGACCGTACGAACGTACGCGAGTTGACGCTTGAGGCGATCGATGGGGAGCCCGTGGATCTTGTTGTGGGGGATCTGTCCTTCATCCCGCTCGGGCTGGTGCTGCCCGCCCTGGTGCGGTGCGTGCGGCCGGACGCCGATCTGGTGATGATGGTCAAGCCGCAGTTCGAGGTGGGGAAGGAGCGGCTGGGGAGCGGGGGCGTGGTGCGCAGTCCGGAGCTGAGGGCCGAGGCCGTACGGGGTGTCGCCCGGCGGGCCTGGGATCTCGGGCTCGGCGTGCAAGGCGTCACCGCCAGTCCGCTGCCCGGGCCCTCTGGGAATGTCGAGTACTTTCTGTGGCTGCGGGCCGGAGCAGCCGAACTGGACCCGGCCGACGTTGACCGTGCAGTGGCGGAGGGGCCGCGTTGA
- the recN gene encoding DNA repair protein RecN, translating to MRIRSLGVIDDAVVELSPGFTAVTGETGAGKTMVVTSLGLLLGGRADPALVRIGSEKAVVEGRIGVPEGASAAVRAEEAGAELDDGALLISRTVSAEGRSRAHLGGRSVPVGVLAELADELVAVHGQTDQQGLLKLSRQRQALDRYAGEAVAGPLAKYGEAYRRLRAVSAELDEITTRARERAQEADMLRYGLEEIAGVEPRAGEDVELAEEAERLGHAEALASAATVGHAALAGNPEDPEGVDAATLVAGAQRALEAVRSHDPALAALADRIGEIGILLGDVAGELAGYADDLDADPLRLAAVEERRAALSALTRKYGEDVASVLAWAEQGAARLTELDGDDERLDELTAERDALRAELGGLAQVLTDARAEAAERFAAAVTAELASLAMPHARVSFDIRQTEDPEGVEVGGRTVAYGPSGADEVELLLAPHPGAPPRPIAKGASGGELSRVMLAVEVVFAGTDPVPTYLFDEVDAGVGGKAAVEIGRRLARLAKTAQVVVVTHLPQVAAFADRQLLVEKTDDGSVTRSGVKVLEGEERIRELSRMLAGQEDSETARAHAEELLATARADV from the coding sequence ATGCGGATACGGTCGCTCGGAGTCATCGACGATGCGGTCGTCGAGTTGTCGCCGGGGTTCACCGCTGTCACCGGGGAGACCGGTGCCGGTAAGACCATGGTCGTCACCAGCCTCGGGCTGTTGCTCGGGGGGCGGGCCGATCCGGCGCTCGTGCGGATCGGGTCCGAGAAGGCGGTCGTGGAGGGGCGGATCGGCGTGCCCGAGGGTGCCTCCGCCGCCGTACGGGCCGAGGAGGCCGGGGCGGAGCTCGATGACGGGGCGCTGCTGATCAGCCGTACCGTTTCCGCCGAAGGGCGGTCGCGGGCGCATCTCGGTGGGCGGAGTGTGCCGGTCGGGGTGCTGGCGGAGCTGGCCGATGAGCTGGTGGCCGTGCATGGGCAGACCGATCAGCAGGGGCTGCTGAAGCTGTCCCGGCAGCGGCAGGCGCTCGACCGGTATGCGGGGGAGGCCGTCGCGGGGCCGCTCGCCAAGTACGGGGAGGCGTATCGGCGGCTGCGGGCCGTCTCCGCGGAGCTCGACGAGATCACCACGCGCGCGCGTGAGCGGGCTCAGGAAGCCGACATGCTGCGGTACGGGCTCGAGGAGATCGCGGGCGTCGAACCGCGTGCCGGTGAGGACGTCGAACTGGCGGAGGAGGCCGAGCGGCTGGGGCACGCGGAGGCGCTGGCGTCCGCCGCGACGGTCGGGCATGCCGCACTCGCCGGGAATCCGGAGGATCCGGAGGGGGTCGACGCGGCGACGCTCGTCGCGGGGGCGCAGCGGGCGTTGGAGGCGGTGCGGTCGCACGATCCGGCGCTGGCCGCGCTGGCGGACCGGATCGGGGAGATCGGGATTCTGCTGGGGGATGTGGCCGGGGAGCTGGCGGGGTACGCCGACGATCTGGATGCCGATCCGTTGCGGCTGGCCGCCGTGGAGGAGCGGCGGGCCGCTCTCAGTGCCCTGACCCGGAAGTACGGCGAGGATGTCGCGTCCGTGCTCGCCTGGGCCGAGCAGGGCGCCGCGCGGCTCACCGAGCTGGACGGCGACGACGAACGGCTCGACGAGCTGACCGCCGAGCGGGATGCGCTGCGGGCCGAACTGGGCGGGCTGGCACAGGTGTTGACGGATGCGCGGGCGGAGGCCGCCGAGCGGTTCGCCGCCGCGGTGACCGCCGAGCTGGCCTCGCTGGCCATGCCGCACGCGCGCGTGTCGTTCGACATCCGGCAGACCGAGGACCCCGAGGGCGTCGAGGTCGGCGGGCGTACGGTCGCGTACGGGCCGTCGGGTGCCGACGAGGTCGAGCTGCTGCTCGCCCCGCATCCCGGGGCGCCGCCCCGGCCCATCGCCAAGGGGGCGTCCGGTGGTGAGCTGTCGCGCGTGATGCTGGCCGTGGAGGTCGTGTTCGCGGGGACCGATCCGGTGCCGACGTATCTCTTCGACGAGGTCGACGCGGGTGTCGGCGGCAAGGCGGCTGTGGAGATCGGGCGGCGGCTGGCCCGGCTCGCCAAGACCGCGCAGGTCGTCGTCGTGACGCATCTGCCGCAGGTCGCCGCGTTCGCCGATCGGCAGCTGCTCGTCGAGAAGACCGACGACGGGTCCGTCACCCGGTCCGGGGTGAAGGTCCTCGAAGGGGAGGAGCGCATCCGGGAGTTGTCCCGCATGCTCGCCGGCCAGGAGGACTCGGAGACGGCCCGGGCCCATGCGGAGGAGCTGCTGGCGACGGCACGGGCGGACGTCTGA